TCGCGCTACAAGCGCCAGGTGAGCGGTGATGAATCCTATCTGGATGCGACCCCGCTTGCTGAACTTCACGCACCGGCTGGTATGATCCTGCCGATTCAGAACGGCGATTATAATATTCCCGTGACCAACGGCAGCGGCCTGGTCGGTAAAGCGCTTGATATTCGTCCGCCAGCACAGCCTCTGGCGCTGGTCAGCGGGGCGCGTACCCAGTTCACCGGTGATACGGCGTCTCTGATGGTTGAGAGCGCGCGCGGTAGCACGCTGTGGCCGCAGGTTGTCAGCGTCATTCAGTCGAAGAACTACACCATCGATAAACGCGATGACGCCAGCCAGACGTTAACCACCGACTGGATCGAATGGAACCGCCTGGATGAAGACCAGCAGTATCGCGGTCGTTATCAAGTCTCCGTTAAACCACAGGGTTACCAGCAGGCGGTTAACGTTAAGCTGTTGAACCTGGAGCAGGCGGGTAAACCGGTTGCGGATGCCGCGTCCCTGCAGCGTTACAGCACCGAAATGCTGAACGTGATTGCCGCGGGTCTGGATAAGACCGCTACCGATGCCGCCAACGCCGCGCAGAGCCGCAACGGCGCGACCTTCGATGTGCAAAGCGGTGCGGATGATACCGGCCTGCCAATGCTGGTGGTGCGTGCACCGTTTAACCAGACCTGGCAGCGTCTGCCAGCGACACTGGAAAAAGTGGGCATGAAAGTGACCGACAGCACGCGTTCAACCGGCAGCATGACGGCAACGTATAAGCCGCTCTCCGACAGCGCATGGCAGGAACTGGGCGCGAAAGATCCTCAGCTTGCCTCCGGTGACTACAAGATTCAGGTAGGCGACCTTGATAACCGCAGCAGTCTGCAGTTTATCGATCCAAAAGGTCATACGCTGACCCAGTCGCAGAACGATGCGCTGGTCGCTGTCTTCCAGGCAGCATTCAGCAAATAAATACGAGGGCTGGTGAATCCAG
This region of Enterobacter asburiae genomic DNA includes:
- the bamC gene encoding outer membrane protein assembly factor BamC, with translation MAYSVQKSRLAKVASVSLVMLLAACSSDSRYKRQVSGDESYLDATPLAELHAPAGMILPIQNGDYNIPVTNGSGLVGKALDIRPPAQPLALVSGARTQFTGDTASLMVESARGSTLWPQVVSVIQSKNYTIDKRDDASQTLTTDWIEWNRLDEDQQYRGRYQVSVKPQGYQQAVNVKLLNLEQAGKPVADAASLQRYSTEMLNVIAAGLDKTATDAANAAQSRNGATFDVQSGADDTGLPMLVVRAPFNQTWQRLPATLEKVGMKVTDSTRSTGSMTATYKPLSDSAWQELGAKDPQLASGDYKIQVGDLDNRSSLQFIDPKGHTLTQSQNDALVAVFQAAFSK